TGTTCGGCGAGATATGGAGGCACATCATTAAACGACCAGCTTCTACAGGGGCCGGACCTTACTAACACACTAGTCGGGGTACTAACCCGTTTCCGGCGAGAACAAATCGCTTTCATGGCGGACATTGAATCGATGTATTACCAGGTACGAGTACGAAAAAATGATTCAGACTACCTTAAATACCTCTGGTGGCCAGATGGCAATACCGAGAAGCAGCCTGAAGAGTACAAGATGATGGTTCATCTGTTTGGGGGTGTGTCATCTCCCAGCTGCGCCAACTATGCACTAAAACGTAATGCAGAAGACAACCGAGATGACTTTGATGCAGAGACAATCAAAACAGCGAAGGAAAGCTTTTATGTGGATGATTGTCTTCATTCTGTAAAGACAGAGCCAGAAGCCAAACAACTGATCAAACAACTTCAGGAACTACTAAACCAGGGCGGGTTCCGTCTGACAAAGTGGACGTCAAATtcaataaatgttattgaatcAGTTCCGGATGCCGAAAGGGCAAAATCGGTGAAGGACTTGGATCTGAACTTCGGTGGCATGATGTTAACTGAACGAGCATTAGGTGTCAAATGGAGCCTGTCAACTGACACATTTGGTTATAGTATCAACAAGAAAGAACGTCCAGCGACAAGACGTGGAATGTTATCAATAACAAGTTCGGTGTACGATCCACTTGGATTTGTCGGTCCATGCATCTTGCCTGCAAAGGCCATTCAACAAGAACTGTGCCAAAAGGGTTTAGGATGGGATGACAAGATTCCAGATGCTTGCAAAGCAAGGTGGGAGGATTGGCTCCAGGATCTTCCTAAGCTGGAGCAGTTCAGCATTCCAAGATGCTTCAAGCCTCTAAACTTTGAAAATATAGTTAAACGAGAACTACATCACTTCTCAGATGCTTCAAGTCATGGATATGGTGCAGTATCTTATCTTCGACAAATCAATGTAAATGGAGACATCAGTTGTGCTATTGTGATGGCAAAATCCAGGTTAGCTCCTCTCAAGACGATGACTATACCAAGAATGGAGTTATCGGCAGCTGTTGTTTCCACACGATTAGACAAAATGATTAAACAAGAACTGCAAACACCTATTGATAGTTGTACGTTTTGGACGGATAGCACATGTGTTCTACGCTATTTAGAAAACAAGGAAACACGATTTCAGACGTTTGTAGCTAATCGAGTCACAACCATACTTGATCAAAGTGACGCAAGTCAATGGAGATTTGTGGATGGGTTACATAACCCTGCAGATGAAGCATCAAGAGGTATGACAGTAAATGAATTACTGATCAATCAACATTGGAAGGAAGGTCCAGAATTCCTAAAGCAACCTGAGAGGACATGGCCACAAAGACCAGCAAACATGGGTGAAATCCCACAAGATGACCCAGAGGTAAAGGCAAAATCCACAGTCTGTGCTACTGGTATAAATGTAATTGACTCGATTTCATCAGTCATTAACTACTACTCATCATGGGAGAAGTTGAAGAAGTCGTTTGCATGGATTTTGAGGTACAAAGAAAAGTTACGAGAAGTGGTTCGCAGGCGTAAGGCTGGAGACGATGTTTCATTTAATAGAAATGACACAGTTGATCCAATCAATGTTTTGGAGATGAAAGGTGCTGAAATTGCTATCACGAAGCATGTACAGAAATGCTTTGAAGACGAGCAAGTTTGCCTGAAGCATGTAAGCCTATCTCAACCCTGCAATACCAAAAAGCAACGAGCACTACCAAAATCCAGCAAGATCTACAAACTCGATCCCATCTTAAGTGAGGGAGTGATCAGAGTAGGGGGCCGTCTTCAAAATTCACCTATCAACGGTGACATGAAACATCAGATAATCCTACCAAAGAATCACCACATAGTGAAGCTCATTACTACATACTATCACCATTTATCAGGACACAGTGGACTAAAATACACACTGTCCCTAGTTCGACAGAAGTTCTGGCCGATTGATGCACGTACTGCAGTGAAGAAAGTTCTAAACGAGTGTTTCAGCTGTAAGAGACGCCAATCATCAGTTGGGAAACAAAAAATGGCTTCACTTCCGCAAGACCGAGTAACACCTTCGAAGCCACCGTTCACGTACGTTGGTGTTGACTGCTTCGGCCCATTCGAAGTAAAAAGGGGGAGGTCAAATGTGAAGAGATATGGTGTCCTTTTCACGTGTCTCACTGTACGAGCAATCCACATCGAAGTTTCAAACTCACTTGACACGGAGTCATTCATGAATGCTATGAGAAGATTCATAGCACGAAGAGGACAGCCAGAAGAGATTCGATCAGATAATGGAGGAAACTTCAAAAAGGGAGAGAAGGAACTGAATAAGGCAATTAAAGAGTGGAATCACGGACAAATCCATGAATTCTTGTTGCAACGAAATGTGAAATGGTTATTCAATCCACCAATGGGATCTCATCATGGAGGAGTATGGGAGCGCTGTATTCGGACAGTGAGGAAAGTCATGATGGCTGTGCTGAAACAACAAGCGCTTGATGATGAAGGCCTAAACACTTTAATGTGTGAAGCAGAGGCTATTGTTAATGGTCGGCCGATTACTAAGATATCGGATGACCCTCGTGACATGACGCCTTTAACTCCGAATCATTTACTGCTGTTGCGAGGAGGGAACAGCTTACCTCCTGGTAACTTTTCAAAGGAGGATATGTATCGTCGACGATGGAAACAAGTACAGTACTTATCAAATGTGTTCTGGCGACGATGGGTACGGGAGTATTTACCGTCACTGCAACAAAGACAAAAATGGAATGTGCAAAAGAGAAACTTTGCTGTAGACGATGTTGTGCTTGTTCTTGACGAAAACACACCACGAAGTTCATGGCCATTGGGAAGAGTTCTTGAAGTGTACAGCAACCAAAAGGATGGACTTGTACGGTCAGTGAAAGTAAAGACAAACACATCAACGCTTGTGAGACCAATTGACAAACTGGTCCTTCTTGAGAATGCGACCAACTAATTGGAAATATGAACTTTTGAACATTACAGATTGTTCTTCTGCGTTTTATAAGATCCAATTTTGGAATTTATCTTTTCCTTATAAATTTTAACAATATTAGGTTTTTGTTGACATGTTTCTTTTTATGTAAAGGCTATCCATACGGTGCCTTTAAGGGGCCGGAATGTTAACTTTGAAATGtataatgtcgccctctatttcaTGTTTGGGGAGCAAGAGGGCAGACTTGCTCAGAGTTGTGCTTTGGGCAAGGATAGTTCATAGCCTAGATAAATACACTGATAGTTaaaaatatgtactgtaatcTATAGGTTCTGGTGAAGAAACAGATGTAAGTTTATGAGGCTTTATATTTAGATAATATAATCTTTTGTATCATTTAACTGTAGCCTACTagataattacaaattactgaCTCAATTATactataatctaggcctaggcctaggctaggcctactgttaaatTGAAGTAATGATGGTAATACAGTAATGATGAATCGATCATTTTCTATAAATCTAGTTTAATATGATTGTTGAGCTATTTAGCTTAGATGTTCCAATTGTTATACCAATTGATTATTTGATTACAATGACGGCTTTAATTATCCattaatttacagtttaaaCCGTTCGATCTATCGTTCGTTCCACTGCTGTGTGTTCGTTCAACATCTATTCATTTTGTGCTCAACCAATTGTTCGACCATTCAACCAATCGTTTTACCAATTTGTCAAATCGTTCGTTTCATTGCCGTGttgaataaacattatttatatctatACCTTTGTGAACGCGTTTAATTCGTTTTGACTCCCAGAACCGCACGTGACGTCAAGGTTacaatctataattatataaatttacgtaagggcaaaattcggtaaatcacgcgttatttctagaatgtttactcgatggtatataaagttgattagaatctcggtactgatttaaaccaccagatgtaaccatgtttactaattaaattgagttagataattagttattgacaattaaaacgaatttaggtttaacgatttgccccaaataggggtgttttccgaccgtagTATatactgtctaatggatgtcctcttaaaaaatacctgcacacaataatacgaggatgatAAATCACGCGTtaattctagaatgtttactcgatggtatatataGTTGGTAcgtactttcgatactgattttaaccatctgatgtaaccctgtttactaattaaattgagttagataattagttattgacaatacccgcatacaataatacgaggatgattcacattttcctatctcctcctacgataattgtttttaatggctgaaaacgggttgaacagctcgagtacagtatcataatgttgaagacaggccgattttctattttgatagatttaatatacgtttatacagtacaaatgtactgatttgcaatgaatggaacattccaaattagtTGGTTTAAACAtgcttgcatacctccatggtttaacacaagtaggtaaatttatgggcaattagagaataaacataaatagtattgtaatgctataggtattaaccacttttgatcgccatttgaatcgcaaatttcttattgtgtgtcttgataggcctactgttagatataatataaacaaatatactaataaactttattactgtgactgtgggGGTAGTCTCTACTTTtggattataaatatataataataataatactttattactgaaaGTTGCTTCTCCACGTTTGTACCTAGTTAAGCTTAGCCTAACTGGTAGGCTCACTGCTCTGTAGGCGCCTAGTGTACGAGGGTACTGTGAAGTGTAAtcagcctagcctagtaggcttgGTCTAGTCCTGATGACTTTTACATTGCTTATAGTCCAGAATGGAATGAAATGTAGCGATATGATATGATTGTAGAATACACATCACtgaatccaaaaagtattttctccattttttttttcatacgcaagGGGGGTTGGCAgccatttcaaaatggccgccattttggacaaaatattgtaagtatatggcattaaaagatgttatcgagatagaaattcaatcataaaagtaacaataaatgttcaaataatatttcacataATTTTTGTAACTGAACAagccaaaatggccgccattatgcccaaaatggctgccattttatcCAATATGGCCAtcattttatctaaaatggccacatatatcaatcaaatatttctttcaacttttattcacatatatttggtaaaaattagatatgttgtagaatagacatcactgaatccaaaaagtatttgctccatttttttttcatacgcaagGAGGATTGGCAGCCATTTAAAAATGGCCCCAATTTTGGACAAAATTGTTTCAAATATTGTAAGTTTATGACATTTAAAGATGTTATCGAGatagaaattcaatcataaaagtaacaataaatgttcaaataatatttcatatttgtgTAACAGAAAAAGCCAAAATGGCAGACATTTCaaccaaaatggccgccattttatccaacatggccgccatttttatctGAAATGGCTACATAAtcaaactgttttttttaactttaattaaatacataggCTATAACATAATgatatttgtgtttaattacTTTAATTATTCGTCGTCATTTTAGCCATCACTATCACTGTCCGAATCGGATGTAGACAACAATGGTCAtatgttgatttgatttgaattcatttggaaaatcatcataaaaaatacatacaaagtgataacatacattacggacattacaaataatacatttataaaagattttccaggatagcccaaaaagcttatcagcttatttccattgggatcctttacaatctaaaataaaaacattacaaaatattgcattaaacacgtaaatataacaaaaacaataatataaaaaacaagttaaattaaagaCTATGATTGACTTATATAGTTATTTGGtagaacagaaatgtgatttaacatttttcttaaaattaaatttgttttctatttgcTGAATGGAATGAGGTAGGTTATTCCATGCCTTTATGCCTGTATAATAAAACGTAGATATTTGACTATCAGATTTAGGAACTGAAAATCCATTGACCTTACTtctagtcatataatggtggtTAGACGAAACTCTTTTAAACTTTTCAGTTAAATAAGGTACtgattttccataaaaaatcTTATGAACATGATTAAGTTTGAGTTGGCAAATTCTATCCTCTAGACATAATTGACCGATTTGGTTCAGTTCGTCTTTACCAATATGTGCAcgatcatttttatttaatataaacctAGCAACTTTATTTTGACTGGTTTGAAGTCTGTTATTCACGTCTGCTTCGCATTTACACATCTCGGTACATTATAGATCCATATATTGGCCTGGAGATGTGCACGTAGTATGTGCTGGTGCAACGCTCCAGAAGTTGGTGGCAATTTTTCCACACCTTGATTATTTGGCAGTGTTTTGAACCGCTGACACCCTTTTAGTTCCAAGAAGACTGCACAGAAACTTCTCACATCCTGCCTTCCCATTGAAAGATGGCATATTGTCTTTTCCGAGTTTGACTAGAGCTTCTATGATGTGAGGAGGTGACTTCATATACAATCTTAAAAGCTGTTTTTTTCCTGTGACCCGTAACACCACATCCAGTGATAGCATAGAAACCTGGTAGTCCGGCTGCCTTTTCTGGTCCAAGGTGATCGTATATTGGTTGAAGAGTAATTCTTCTTCCTGTTTCAGCTGTGCCTGAGTGTTAAAATTCCAGTATTTTCCCCCAACTGTTGTAGGCGCCTTAGAATTAAAACAAACCAGTCGGTATCTTGCGTGAAGAAGTCGACTTCATTTCCTGGTGTAGATGCTATTTCAATGCCATGAGGGATCATTAGTGTGTCTACCTCTTCTTGGGTGCTCACGTGACTGTTACAATAGAATGATTAATATCACCTCAGCCTGTGAATCACTATCTCATCATCGATGGAATGGCAGTTGTTCAAACTCTTATGAATGTTCAGACTTTTACCACCTGCAAAGATTTTGTGGAGGCATTTGTAGCCTGCATAGATTCTCTacttaacaaatacatttatgtTGGTGGACGTGTTGTCTTTGACAATTATGAGAAGACACTTTCGCTTAAAGACAATATCCGATATCATTCATCTCCTCCTAACATTGTAGAAATTATTGTGGAAGATTCCACACTGATTAAAAACAAAGCAATATTCTTGTCAAGCAACACGACAAAAGATCAACTCACAATTTATCTTGCCGACAAATCAGTACGAAATTGTAAACATCCTATTGTAACAGTCATGCGACAAGATGAACACAAACACACCTGAACATTCCCCAACACCACCTGTGAGCACCCAAAGAAGAGGTAGATATACTAATGATCCCTCATGGTATTGAAGTAGCATCTACACCAGGAAATGAAGTCgacttatttgttttaatttgaagGCGCCTACAACAGTTAGGGAAAAATTCTGGTATTTTAACAGGCACAGCTGAAACAAGAAGAATTGCTCTTTAATCAATATACGATCCCTTGGACCGGAAAAGGCAGCCAGACTACCAGGTTTCCATGCTATCACTGGATGTACACAGGAAAAAACAGCTTTTAAGATGTATATGAAGTCATCTCCTCATATCATAGAAGCGTTAGTCAAACTCGGAGAAGACAATGTGCGATCTTTCAATGTGAGGGCAGGATGCGAGGAGTTTCTGTGCGGTCTTATTGAAACTAAAAGGGTGTCAGCCAAAGATTCATCAACCCTGAGATGGAAAAAACGGTTCAAAACACTGCCAAATAATCAAGGTGTGGAAAAATTGCCACCAACGTCTGGAGCGTTGCACCAGCACATACTACGTGCACATCTCCAGGCCAATATATATATGGAGCCATGTAACTATTGATCCAATAATTCCTGATCCATGCCAAAACTTGGCTGGTTTATAGAGAACGGTAAACTAAGACCAGTATTATACGAGAAGCAAACTGCTCCAGAAGCAGTTGTGGAGCTAATACGGTGTTCATGTTTAAGTACATGTTCCCATAATACATGCACGTGCAAGAAAAACAATCTACAATATACCGAGATGTGTAAATGCGAAACAGACGAGAATAACTGTCACAATATATGACCATTGTTGTCTACATCCGATTCGGACAGTGATAACGAAAGTGACGACGAATAAGTAAAgtaattaaacacaaatattattatgttgttatgTTGGTTCCTTTATAGCCCATGTATTTAatcaaagttaaagaaaaaacaattttattatgtgGCCATTTCAGATAAAAATGACGGCCATGTTGGATAAAATGGAGACCATTTTGGTTGAAATGTCAGCCATTGTTCTGTTACACaaatgatgtgaaatattatttgaacatttattgttacttatATGACTTAATTTCCATCTCAATAAAACCCCTCTTGCCAACCCCCCTTGCCTATAAACACAAAATGGAGAaaatactttttggattcagtgatgtctattctacaacatatccaATTGTAAATATaggtgaataaaaaaatatttgattgatatatGTGGCAATTTTAGATAAAATGGTAGCCATATTGGCTAAAATGACAGCCATTTTGGGCAtaatagcggccattttgacTTGTTCAGTTACAaaaatgatgtgaaatattatgtgaacatttattgttacttttatgattgaatttctatctcgataacatcttttaatgccatatatacttacaatattttgtccaaaatggcggccattttgaaatggcTGCCAACCCCCcttgcgtatgaaaaaaaaaatggagcaaataatttttggattcagtgatgtctattctacaacatatccaaattttatcaaatatagcaaaaaaaaaatgcaacttTCCAAAATATCCTAGACTATTAGCCTAGATTTCCGCATgaatacattgtttttattgttattcattattattgtattccTAAAtgggatcaggtgccgttttcggccacctcgacttgtatggactattccattataaaaagatggaaaaataggggtgtccaatttattcatttttagtgTGCTGATTTGTTAACATACTGCtgcttttgtttttttgtttagtgcATTATGTTTCAGCAACAAAAGGAAAACAATTACGCCCTGCATGCTGCAGAATTTATTGCAGTTTTTCAAGTTAATAGGCATGCTGCAGAATTTATTGCAGTTTTTAagttaatacaatataaaatatattatatatcaatTATGGCTCTCTTTCTATATCATTTTTAAGGTATTTCTTCCCTAATACGGATATTAGGTCGATAATTTTTTAACTGATTTATTATTTCTGTATCTACAatcgttttatttatttacatttaacattaaatgtatCAGGTCAGCAAAACTAAAATACATATCATTTATGTCAATTAATCTATtaccattttgtttctgtatctacaatcgtttcatttatttacattaacaagtaggcctagtcgtaatgtactatagtattatagtacagtaaaCAAGGTgatcattaaaacaaaatacatagtATGTCAATGAATCTGTTCCTATGTTGTTTCTGTATCTACAATCgtgtttatttacatttaacagtAAATGTAAAACCACATACgattaacaacacctttgtttatttaagttctatata
The window above is part of the Antedon mediterranea chromosome 10, ecAntMedi1.1, whole genome shotgun sequence genome. Proteins encoded here:
- the LOC140061261 gene encoding uncharacterized protein, which codes for MSQNDKQALRIMEKSAVLKDGHYEIALPWKFYPPNLKTNKIQAERRLQSLKRRLDNDPIVFEKYRMFMNDLVRKGYADKVEVNGSVPEGWYLPHHPVFHPQKPDKVRVVFDCSARYGGTSLNDQLLQGPDLTNTLVGVLTRFRREQIAFMADIESMYYQVRVRKNDSDYLKYLWWPDGNTEKQPEEYKMMVHLFGGVSSPSCANYALKRNAEDNRDDFDAETIKTAKESFYVDDCLHSVKTEPEAKQLIKQLQELLNQGGFRLTKWTSNSINVIESVPDAERAKSVKDLDLNFGGMMLTERALGVKWSLSTDTFGYSINKKERPATRRGMLSITSSVYDPLGFVGPCILPAKAIQQELCQKGLGWDDKIPDACKARWEDWLQDLPKLEQFSIPRCFKPLNFENIVKRELHHFSDASSHGYGAVSYLRQINVNGDISCAIVMAKSRLAPLKTMTIPRMELSAAVVSTRLDKMIKQELQTPIDSCTFWTDSTCVLRYLENKETRFQTFVANRVTTILDQSDASQWRFVDGLHNPADEASRGMTVNELLINQHWKEGPEFLKQPERTWPQRPANMGEIPQDDPEVKAKSTVCATGINVIDSISSVINYYSSWEKLKKSFAWILRYKEKLREVVRRRKAGDDVSFNRNDTVDPINVLEMKGAEIAITKHVQKCFEDEQVCLKHVSLSQPCNTKKQRALPKSSKIYKLDPILSEGVIRVGGRLQNSPINGDMKHQIILPKNHHIVKLITTYYHHLSGHSGLKYTLSLVRQKFWPIDARTAVKKVLNECFSCKRRQSSVGKQKMASLPQDRVTPSKPPFTYVGVDCFGPFEVKRGRSNVKRYGVLFTCLTVRAIHIEVSNSLDTESFMNAMRRFIARRGQPEEIRSDNGGNFKKGEKELNKAIKEWNHGQIHEFLLQRNVKWLFNPPMGSHHGGVWERCIRTVRKVMMAVLKQQALDDEGLNTLMCEAEAIVNGRPITKISDDPRDMTPLTPNHLLLLRGGNSLPPGNFSKEDMYRRRWKQVQYLSNVFWRRWVREYLPSLQQRQKWNVQKRNFAVDDVVLVLDENTPRSSWPLGRVLEVYSNQKDGLVRSVKVKTNTSTLVRPIDKLVLLENATN